In Actinomadura citrea, a single window of DNA contains:
- a CDS encoding threonine ammonia-lyase, with protein MSDLVSLPEIERAAERIAGVAVRTPLVPFSRDPAPSAAGAPALLVKAESLQPIGAFKLRGAYSAISSLAPGERERGVVTHSSGNHAQAVAYAARALGTRAVLVMPHTTPGVKVDACIALGAEVVYVEPTSQARAETAGKLAAAHGFTLVPPYDDARIIAGQGTAGLEIVQDRPDVDVVLVPVGGGGLIAGVSAAIRALRPEVKIVGVEPELAADARDSMAAGRPVEWAAEETGRTIADALRVQRVGDLPYAHMRAHVDGVVTVTEDEIRQAMRRLAREARLIAEPAGAVATAAYLYHRAELPEGRTYVSILSGGNVDPALFLDVLSRPRGEDAQDRG; from the coding sequence ATGTCCGACCTCGTATCGCTGCCGGAGATCGAACGGGCCGCCGAGCGCATCGCGGGCGTCGCCGTCCGGACGCCGCTCGTCCCGTTCTCGCGCGACCCCGCCCCGTCCGCCGCCGGCGCGCCCGCGCTGCTGGTGAAGGCCGAGTCGCTGCAGCCGATCGGCGCCTTCAAGCTGCGCGGCGCCTACTCCGCCATCTCCTCCCTCGCCCCGGGGGAGCGCGAGCGCGGCGTGGTCACGCACTCCAGCGGCAACCACGCGCAGGCCGTCGCCTACGCGGCCCGCGCGCTCGGCACCAGAGCCGTCCTGGTCATGCCGCACACCACCCCGGGCGTGAAGGTCGACGCGTGCATCGCGCTCGGCGCCGAGGTCGTGTACGTGGAGCCGACCTCCCAGGCCCGCGCCGAGACCGCGGGCAAGCTCGCCGCCGCGCACGGCTTCACCCTGGTCCCGCCCTACGACGACGCCCGGATCATCGCCGGCCAGGGCACCGCCGGGCTGGAGATCGTCCAGGACCGCCCGGACGTGGACGTCGTGCTCGTCCCGGTCGGCGGCGGCGGTCTGATCGCCGGCGTGTCCGCCGCGATCAGGGCGCTGCGCCCGGAGGTGAAGATCGTCGGGGTCGAGCCGGAGCTCGCCGCGGACGCCCGCGACTCGATGGCGGCGGGGCGTCCCGTCGAGTGGGCGGCGGAGGAGACCGGCCGCACCATCGCCGACGCGCTGCGCGTCCAGCGGGTCGGCGACCTGCCGTACGCGCACATGCGCGCCCACGTGGACGGCGTCGTCACGGTCACCGAGGACGAGATCCGGCAGGCGATGCGCCGCCTCGCCCGCGAGGCCCGGCTCATCGCCGAGCCGGCGGGCGCCGTCGCCACGGCCGCCTACCTCTACCACCGCGCGGAGCTCCCCGAGGGACGCACCTACGTCTCGATCCTGTCCGGCGGCAACGTCGACCCGGCCCTCTTCCTGGACGTGCTGAGCCGACCCCGGGGCGAGGACGCTCAGGACCGGGGATAG
- a CDS encoding geranylgeranyl reductase family protein — protein sequence MTDSTRHADAIVVGAGPAGSSTAYWLAQAGLDVFLLEKATFPRDKICGDGLTPRAVRALIGMGVDINDPGWGRNKGLRIYGGGVKVELPWPELASFPDFGLVRKRTDLDQLLAEHAAKAGAQLLQGCNVTGPIVDERTDRITGVTAEYEGEEIEFHAPLVVAADGNSTRLSLAMGLRRREDRPMGVAVRRYFQTPRHDDEFMEAWLELWDGQRLLPGYGWVFGVGDGTSNVGLGLLNTSKAFQNVDYRGMLKRWCAQMPEDWQFDEEHATSKIRGAALPMGFNRQPHYTRGMLLVGDAGGMINPFNGEGIDYALESGRLAADIMVQALARRTAAQRERTLYEYPRILKDEHGGYFTLARVFVQAIGDPRIMKFLTAHGLPHPTLMRFTLKLLANLTDPKGGDAMDRVINAMQKVAPAA from the coding sequence GTGACCGACTCCACCCGACACGCGGATGCCATCGTCGTCGGGGCGGGCCCCGCCGGGTCGTCGACCGCCTATTGGCTCGCGCAGGCCGGCCTGGACGTCTTCCTGCTGGAGAAGGCCACCTTCCCGCGCGACAAGATCTGCGGCGACGGCCTCACCCCGCGGGCCGTCCGCGCCCTCATCGGCATGGGCGTCGACATCAACGATCCCGGCTGGGGGCGCAACAAGGGCCTGCGCATCTACGGCGGCGGCGTCAAGGTCGAGCTGCCCTGGCCGGAGCTCGCGTCCTTCCCCGACTTCGGCCTCGTCCGCAAGCGCACCGACCTCGACCAGCTCCTCGCCGAGCACGCCGCCAAGGCCGGCGCGCAGCTCCTGCAGGGCTGCAACGTGACCGGCCCGATCGTCGACGAGCGCACCGACCGCATCACCGGCGTCACCGCCGAGTACGAGGGCGAGGAGATCGAGTTCCACGCGCCCCTGGTCGTCGCCGCCGACGGCAACTCGACCCGGCTGTCGCTCGCCATGGGGCTGCGGCGCCGCGAGGACCGTCCGATGGGCGTCGCGGTCCGCCGCTACTTCCAGACCCCGCGCCACGACGACGAGTTCATGGAGGCGTGGCTGGAGCTGTGGGACGGCCAGCGCCTGCTGCCCGGCTACGGCTGGGTGTTCGGCGTCGGCGACGGCACGTCCAACGTCGGCCTCGGCCTGCTCAACACCAGCAAGGCGTTCCAGAACGTCGACTACCGCGGCATGCTCAAGCGCTGGTGCGCGCAGATGCCGGAGGACTGGCAGTTCGACGAGGAGCACGCGACCTCCAAGATCCGCGGCGCGGCGCTGCCGATGGGCTTCAACCGGCAGCCGCACTACACCCGCGGGATGCTGCTCGTCGGCGACGCCGGCGGCATGATCAACCCGTTCAACGGCGAGGGCATCGACTACGCCCTGGAGTCCGGCCGGCTGGCCGCCGACATCATGGTGCAGGCGCTCGCCCGCCGCACCGCCGCGCAGCGCGAGCGGACCCTGTACGAGTACCCGCGCATCCTCAAGGACGAGCACGGCGGCTACTTCACCCTGGCCCGCGTTTTCGTCCAGGCGATCGGCGACCCGCGGATCATGAAGTTCCTGACCGCGCACGGCCTGCCGCACCCGACGCTGATGCGCTTCACGCTGAAGCTCCTCGCGAACCTCACCGACCCCAAGGGCGGGGACGCGATGGACCGTGTCATCAACGCGATGCAGAAGGTGGCGCCGGCCGCATGA
- a CDS encoding demethylmenaquinone methyltransferase: MTRASLDKQPADVAAMFDGTAERYDLMNSLMTGGQDRRWRREVVRALEARPGERVLDLAAGTGTSSVPFAEAGADTVACDFSLGMLRVGVRRQADVTGLRFVAGDALRLPFADGSFDAVTISFGLRNVADTGLALRELRRVARPGGRLVICEVSHPPNALLALGHKAHLRYGLPLLARVSSNPDSYRYLAESTLAWPDQAGLARLIQDAGWGGVRWRDLTFGVVALHHAVNPSVKPA; this comes from the coding sequence ATGACCCGCGCTTCACTCGACAAGCAGCCCGCCGACGTCGCGGCGATGTTCGACGGCACCGCCGAGCGGTACGACCTGATGAACTCGCTGATGACCGGCGGCCAGGACCGGCGGTGGCGGCGGGAGGTCGTCCGGGCGCTGGAGGCGCGGCCGGGTGAGCGGGTGCTCGACCTCGCGGCGGGGACGGGGACGTCGTCGGTGCCGTTCGCCGAGGCCGGCGCCGACACGGTCGCGTGCGACTTCTCGCTCGGGATGCTGCGCGTCGGGGTGCGCCGCCAGGCGGATGTCACGGGCCTGCGCTTCGTCGCGGGGGACGCCCTGCGGCTGCCCTTCGCGGACGGCTCCTTCGACGCCGTCACCATCTCCTTCGGGCTGCGCAACGTCGCCGACACGGGGCTCGCGCTGCGCGAGCTGCGCCGGGTCGCGAGGCCCGGCGGGCGGCTGGTGATCTGCGAGGTGAGCCACCCCCCGAACGCGCTGCTGGCGCTCGGCCACAAGGCGCACCTGCGCTACGGGCTGCCGCTGCTGGCGCGGGTCAGCTCCAACCCCGACTCCTACCGCTACCTCGCCGAGTCGACCCTCGCCTGGCCCGACCAGGCGGGGCTGGCGCGGCTCATCCAGGACGCGGGCTGGGGCGGGGTGCGCTGGCGCGATCTCACGTTCGGCGTGGTCGCCCTGCACCATGCCGTCAACCCGTCCGTCAAGCCTGCTTGA
- a CDS encoding NADH-quinone oxidoreductase subunit A: MDLYIPIIVLGVLAFAFAGGSVAMAALTGPKRWNRARLDAYECGIEPTPQPVGGGRFPIKYYLTAMLFIVFDIEIIFLYPWAVAFDRMGLFGLVEMVLFIVTVLVAYAYIWRRGGLEWD; this comes from the coding sequence ATGGATCTCTATATTCCGATCATCGTGCTGGGTGTGCTCGCCTTCGCGTTCGCCGGCGGCTCGGTGGCGATGGCCGCGCTCACGGGGCCCAAGCGCTGGAACCGCGCCCGGCTGGACGCCTACGAGTGCGGCATCGAGCCCACTCCGCAGCCGGTCGGCGGCGGGCGCTTCCCGATCAAGTACTACCTGACGGCGATGCTGTTCATCGTCTTCGACATTGAGATCATCTTCCTTTACCCCTGGGCGGTCGCGTTCGACCGGATGGGGCTCTTCGGCCTTGTCGAGATGGTTCTTTTCATCGTCACCGTCCTCGTGGCGTACGCCTACATCTGGCGGCGCGGCGGTCTGGAGTGGGACTGA
- a CDS encoding BldC family transcriptional regulator, whose product MESTSERLLTPGEVAALFRVDPKTVTRWAAAGRISSIRTPGGHRRFRESEVHALLRGEEPVAEHSAH is encoded by the coding sequence GTGGAAAGCACGAGCGAGCGCCTGCTGACTCCAGGAGAGGTCGCCGCCCTCTTCCGGGTCGACCCGAAGACGGTCACCCGGTGGGCCGCCGCGGGCCGGATCAGCAGCATCCGCACTCCGGGGGGCCACCGGCGCTTCCGCGAGTCCGAGGTGCACGCGCTGCTGCGCGGCGAGGAGCCCGTCGCCGAGCATTCGGCCCACTGA
- a CDS encoding DUF4229 domain-containing protein, whose protein sequence is MRSVILYTLARAVIFAVTAGVLALFGARGFLLLLLALLISGVVSYVLLSAQRDRMSAVVTRGVRSQREKFERSVAKEDAPRPRAD, encoded by the coding sequence ATGCGTTCCGTCATCCTCTACACCCTGGCCCGGGCCGTGATCTTCGCGGTCACCGCGGGGGTGCTCGCGCTCTTCGGGGCCCGCGGGTTCCTGCTCCTGCTGCTGGCGCTGCTGATCAGCGGCGTCGTCAGCTACGTCCTGCTGTCCGCGCAGCGGGACCGGATGTCCGCCGTCGTCACGCGGGGCGTGCGCTCGCAGCGCGAGAAGTTCGAGAGATCGGTCGCCAAGGAGGACGCCCCGCGCCCCCGCGCGGATTGA